GAGCAAAAAGTTCGAGCCGGTGAAGAAGGTGCCGACGGCGGTGCCGATGAGCAACAGGCCGAGACTGCCGTTGATGAAGAGAAAGACTTCATAGGTGCCGGCGCCGAGAAAGTTGTTGGGCTTGCGGCGGAATTCATAGCTCACCGCCTGGATGATGAAGGTGAAGAGGATGGCGATCCACACCCAGTAAGCGCCACCGAAGCTGGTGGCGTAAAAGAGGGGAAAGGCGGCGAAGAGCGCCCCGCCGAAGAGGACCAAGGTGGTGAAGGTCAGTTCCCACTTGCGCCCCAGGGAGTTGATGATCAGGGTCTTTTCCTCGGGGCTTTTGGCGAGGGAGAACATCAGGGTCTGCCCGCCCTGGACGAAGTTCATGAAGATGAAGAGCGCGCCCACCAGGGAGCAGATGATCCACCAGAGTTGCTGTAGTTGAGTGAGTTCCAGGCTGCCGATCATATCAGTTCTCCTCCGGACCGATGGCGATTTGTTTGAGCATGATGCGAACTTCCGCGACCAGCAGGACGGTGAAGAGGAACAGGAACATGAAGAAGGTTCCCGCCACCGTCGCCGCAGTCAGGTTGGAACGGGCTACGCCCACCGGCAGCAGCCCCTGGATGGCCCAGGGCTGGCGGCCGACCTCGGCGACGACCCAGCCCGCTTCCGAAGCGATGTAGCCGAGGAAGAGGGAGGCGACGCCGGTGACCAGCAGCCATTTCTGCTCGGCGATCTTGTCGTAGAGGGTGGCGATGAGAAAGGCGAGGAAGAGCAGGGGGAAGAACATCCCCAGCCCGACCATGACGCGGAAACTGAAGAAGTTGAGGGCGATGGGGGGGACCGCTTCCTCGGCGCTGTTCAGGTAGCCGTAGCCGAGGTAGGGACTGGTCTGCTCGAAACCGACCAGCGCCTGTTGCGCCGCCGCGTCGTTACCGACCTTTTTCGCACCCTTGTAGAGAGCGAGCTGTTCCACCGCCTGCTTGCCGAGGGTCATCTTCTCGGTGACCCCCATCACGCCATGCTCGGCGTTGCCGTAGAGCAGGTCGTTGATGCCGGGGACGAAGCTGTTGAAAGAGCGGTTGGTCAGAAAGGAGAGGGCGTAAGGGATCCCCACCGCCTCGTGGAAGGCGGGCAGATCATCCCCCGGGCGTTTTTCAAGATTGGGGACACCGAAGATCAACAGGGGCGCGCCGACCTCGCCGTCGTAGAGGCCTTCCATGGCCGCCAGCTTCATTGGCTGGAATTGACCGACTTTGTGGGCCGACTCGTCCCCGGTGAAGGCGACGAAACCGGAGGCGAAGAGGCCGAAGATCGAGGCGACGATGATGCTGCGCTTGGCCATTTCCTGATGGCGGCGGCGGAGCAGGAACCAGGAGGAGACGCCGACGATGAAGAGGCAGGCGAGCTGGAAGCTGGAGCTGGTGACGTGGGTGAATTTGCCGATGGCCACCGGCGACAGCAGCACTTCAAAGAAGTTTTCCATCTCGAAGCGGGCGCTTTCCGGGTTGAACTTCATGCCGACCGGATATTGCATCCAGCCGTTGGCGACCAGGATCCACAGGGCCGAGAGATTGGAGCCGACCGCGACCATCCAGGTCGAAAAGAGGTGAAAGCCTTTGGAGACCCGGTTCCAGCCGAAGAACATCACGGCAAAGAAGGTCGCCTCGATGAAGAAAGCGAAGATTCCCTCGGCGGCCAGGGGCGCACCGAAGATGTCGCCGACCATCCACGAATAGTTCGACCAGTTGGTGCCGAACTCGAATTCGAGGATGATACCGGTGGCGACGCCGATGGCGAAGTTGACCGCGAAGAGGGACATCCAGAACTTGGTGATGCGTTTCCAGGCTTCGTTGCCGGTGCGGACATAGAGGGTCTCGAAGAAGGCCAGCAGAAACGAGAGCCCCAGGGTCAGGGGGACGAAAATCCAGTGGAACATGGCAGTGAGGGCAAACTGGGCCCGTGCCCAGTTGACCATCGACAGGTCGAGCGATTCGATCACGGGAGCCTCCTGGTGGGAATTTATTCCCCGGCGGCGATGCCGGGTTCGGTGAGATTATCGAGAACGTGCGCGGCCCGCTCTTGGGCATTATCAAAGTTGCGGTTGAGATGGTTGGGCAGGATGAAATTGGCGAGGACGAGCAGGACTGCCACCTTGATCAGGACGATCTTCCACAGGGTGCGTCCCAGGACCATGGAGCGGAAGCCGTCCCGATAAAAGTTCCAGATCTTTTTCAGCATGGAAAAACTCCTGAAGGGCTATTTACTCAGTTCGGCAAGGCTGACGCCGTCGAGGATGCTGCGCACCTGATTCTGCACCCGGTGCCAGACCGGATGCACGGTGCAGTCGCCGCTGCGGTCGCAGAACGAGGCGTCGATGACGCAGCGGTTGGCGCAGATTGGCCCTTCGACCGCCTCGATCACCTCGCGCAGGCTGATTTCCGCCG
The nucleotide sequence above comes from Desulfuromonas acetexigens. Encoded proteins:
- a CDS encoding DUF4492 domain-containing protein, giving the protein MLKKIWNFYRDGFRSMVLGRTLWKIVLIKVAVLLVLANFILPNHLNRNFDNAQERAAHVLDNLTEPGIAAGE
- a CDS encoding cytochrome ubiquinol oxidase subunit I, yielding MIESLDLSMVNWARAQFALTAMFHWIFVPLTLGLSFLLAFFETLYVRTGNEAWKRITKFWMSLFAVNFAIGVATGIILEFEFGTNWSNYSWMVGDIFGAPLAAEGIFAFFIEATFFAVMFFGWNRVSKGFHLFSTWMVAVGSNLSALWILVANGWMQYPVGMKFNPESARFEMENFFEVLLSPVAIGKFTHVTSSSFQLACLFIVGVSSWFLLRRRHQEMAKRSIIVASIFGLFASGFVAFTGDESAHKVGQFQPMKLAAMEGLYDGEVGAPLLIFGVPNLEKRPGDDLPAFHEAVGIPYALSFLTNRSFNSFVPGINDLLYGNAEHGVMGVTEKMTLGKQAVEQLALYKGAKKVGNDAAAQQALVGFEQTSPYLGYGYLNSAEEAVPPIALNFFSFRVMVGLGMFFPLLFLAFLIATLYDKIAEQKWLLVTGVASLFLGYIASEAGWVVAEVGRQPWAIQGLLPVGVARSNLTAATVAGTFFMFLFLFTVLLVAEVRIMLKQIAIGPEEN